Sequence from the Collinsella aerofaciens ATCC 25986 genome:
ATACCGCCGCGATGCCATACTCGGCGTGTTCTTTGTGACTGCTGAGACGGCGCTCGAGCTGTTTATCCCGGTCATCATGGCCAACATCATCGATGTGGGCGTGCCTGCGGGTGATATCAACTACATGCTGCTGCAGGGCGCGTACATGTTGGTGTGCGCTGCGCTTTCGCTGGTACTGGGCTTGGGTTATGCCCGCACGTCCGCCCGCGTTGCCTCGGGCCTAGGCGCTAACCTGCGCGAGGCCGAGTACAAAAAGATTCAGACGCTCGCTTTTGGTAACCTGGACAACTACGACGCCAGCTCGCTCGTCACCCGCATGACCACGGACATCACCGTTATCCAAAATGCTGTGGGCAACGGCTTTCGCCCTATGGTGCGCGGCCCGGTGACGCTTATCGTCGGCCTTATCTACGCGCTGATGCTGTCGCGCCCGCTCGCCACCGTCTTTGCGATCATCTTGCCCGTGCTGGCAATCGTACTGGGCGCCATCACCTATCGCGTCAGTCCGCTCTACCGCCAACTCCAGACCTCGATGGACCACCTCAACGGCGTGGTACAGGAAGACCTCACCGCCGTGCGTGCCGTCAAGGCCTACGTTCGTACCGAGCACGAGGAGGCCAAGTTCGACACCGTCAATACCGAGCTCGCCGGCACGGCGACGAAGACCTTTGGCAACGCGGTGCTCAACCTGCCGGTGTTTCAGCTGTCGATGTACGTGGCTGCGCTCTCCATCCTGTGGATTGGCGGCCACATGATTCTCGCCGGCAAGCTGGGCGTGGGCTCGCTCACGGGCTTTATGAGCTACGTGCTGCTGATCATGAATTCGCTCATGATGATTTCCAACGTGTTTTTGCTGCTCACGCGCGCTCTTACGAGTGTGGGCCGTATCGCAGAGGTGCTCGATGAGGAGCCCTTTATCGCCAACCCCGCGGGAGACCTCGCGATTGCGGCGCCAGCGGACGGCAGTATCGAGTTTCGCGACGTTTCCTTTAAATACCGCGCGGATGCAGCTGAGGATGTGCTCGAGCATATCGACCTTCGCATCGAGAGCGGCTCGACGGTGGGCATCCTCGGCGGCACGGGCTCGGGCAAGAGCTCGCTTGTGCAGCTGATTGCGCGCCTGTACGACGCCACCGAGGGCGCCGTACTTGTGGGCGGACACGACGTGCGCGACTACGACCTCGCGACTCTACGCGACGCCGTGGGCATTGTGCTGCAAAAGAATGTGCTGTTTACGGGTACCGTGCGCGAGAACCTGCAGTGGGGCAATCCGCAGGCGTCGGACGATGAACTCCTCGCGGCTTGCCGCGCGGCGTGCGTGGACGAGTTCCTTGATCGCATCGGCGGGCTGGACGGCGAGTTGGGCCAAGGCGGCGCCGGTGTCTCGGGTGGCCAGAAGCAACGCCTGTGCATCGCGCGCACGCTGC
This genomic interval carries:
- a CDS encoding ABC transporter ATP-binding protein is translated as MRNLKILFSYLGAYRRDAILGVFFVTAETALELFIPVIMANIIDVGVPAGDINYMLLQGAYMLVCAALSLVLGLGYARTSARVASGLGANLREAEYKKIQTLAFGNLDNYDASSLVTRMTTDITVIQNAVGNGFRPMVRGPVTLIVGLIYALMLSRPLATVFAIILPVLAIVLGAITYRVSPLYRQLQTSMDHLNGVVQEDLTAVRAVKAYVRTEHEEAKFDTVNTELAGTATKTFGNAVLNLPVFQLSMYVAALSILWIGGHMILAGKLGVGSLTGFMSYVLLIMNSLMMISNVFLLLTRALTSVGRIAEVLDEEPFIANPAGDLAIAAPADGSIEFRDVSFKYRADAAEDVLEHIDLRIESGSTVGILGGTGSGKSSLVQLIARLYDATEGAVLVGGHDVRDYDLATLRDAVGIVLQKNVLFTGTVRENLQWGNPQASDDELLAACRAACVDEFLDRIGGLDGELGQGGAGVSGGQKQRLCIARTLLKHPRVLIFDDSTSAVDMATDAKIREHIARISDTTVLIIAQRIASVMDADRIVVLDDGRVHGVGTHEELLAGDNIYQEIYASQMEFARNADAGDGSDDGCANDPFSSVPGGSPLEGGERHA